One segment of Primulina tabacum isolate GXHZ01 chromosome 14, ASM2559414v2, whole genome shotgun sequence DNA contains the following:
- the LOC142523941 gene encoding uncharacterized protein LOC142523941, whose translation MRRELFFRIVNALDDRSPYFQQRDDAARRKGLSPLQKCTAAIRQLAYGVPADHLDEYLRMGESTAIKCLFKFCGYVVELFSDRYLRRPNADDVQRLLQMHDERHGFPLLGKASLQEAMGHRQSCLKRSRLKTSGYGMHSLVSPVHATFVKAFPSPEDPKRRLFKERQESARKDVERAFEVLQARWAIVRGPARYWYRKKLKYIMLACIILHNMIVEYEGVHVTNWYNDEADEPAQPVQGSNRGFHEYLRTNSEIRDTHVHHQLRADLVEHIWSQYNNNP comes from the exons ATGCGAAGAGAGTTATTCTTTCGAATAGTGAATGCACTTGACGATCGTTCACCGTATTTTCAGCAAAGGGACGATGCTGCGAGAAGAAAAGGCTTGTCACCACTACAAAAATGCACGGCTGCAATTCGTCAATTGGCGTATGGAGTCCCGGCCGACCATCTTGACGAGTACCTACGCATGGGTGAATCAACTGCCATCAAGTGTCTTTTCAAGTTCTGCGGATATGTGGTTGAACTATTTAGTGATCGATATTTGAGAAGGCCAAATGCTGATGATGTTCAACGTCTTCTTCAAATGCATGATGAAAGGCACGGGTTCCCA TTGCTTGGAAAGGCCAGTTTACAAGAGGCCATGGGTCACCGACAATCGTGCTTGAAGCGGTCGCGTCTCAAGACCTCTGGATATGGCATGCATTCTTTGGTGTCGCCGGTTCAC GCCACTTTCGTTAAGGCTTTTCCTTCCCCAGAGGATCCAAAGAGGAGGCTTTTTAAGGAAAGACAAGAGTCTGCAAGAAAAGATGTTGAACGAGCATTTGAGGTGCTCCAAGCTCGATGGGCAATTGTCAGAGGTCCAGCTCGTTATTGGTACAGAAAAAAgttaaaatatattatgttagCATGCATTATTTTACATAACATGATTGTCGAATATGAGGGGGTTCACGTGACAAATTGGTACAACGATGAAGCTGACGAACCCGCACAACCCGTCCAGGGCTCAAACCGAGGATTTCATGAATATCTCCGAACAAATTCCGAAATACGTGACACTCATGTGCATCACCAACTTCGTGCCGACTTAGTTGAACATATTTGGtcacaatacaacaacaatCCTTGA
- the LOC142525103 gene encoding cytochrome P450 714C2-like, with product MEKLFISTSLLLILLALFTRIFISLVIRPRRIRGILKRQGIDGPPARILLGNIPEIRKSRDEAENTPSNHPNPPVIHNAAAVFPFFDQWKKQYGRLFRFALGNMQVIYATDPDLVKEITTCTSLDLGRPAYQQRELGPLLGQGILSSNGPIWARQRKIMAPELYMDKVKGMIDIITESSLGLVNSWNQKFQCQGEIVEFKVDEDMKRFSGDIISKACFGSSYSKGQEIFVKLGDLQEIMSKKTLSMGVPGLRYLPTKTNRKMWALEKEISSLILKIVKERQQAGHEKDLLQILVEGAKGSDLSPQALDQFIVDNCRNIYLAGFETSAVAASWCLMLLASNPEWQTRAREEVLEVCQGQIPDVQMLRKMKLLNMVIQETMRLYPPGPTLAREALKDMQIGNIWVPKGVNLWTMVATLHTDTALWGPDALEFKPQRFENGITGACKNPNSYVPFGFGQRVCIGQHLAMLELKMLFALILSNYSFTLSPKYVHSPTMTIIIEPKHGVYLRVKKL from the exons ATGGAGAAGCTCTTCATCTCCACTTCTCTGCTTCTGATTCTGCTCGCTCTTTTCACTCGGATCTTCATTTCGCTGGTGATCAGGCCTCGAAGAATCCGCGGAATACTCAAGCGGCAAGGGATCGATGGCCCCCCCGCCAGAATCCTGCTGGGAAACATCCCTGAAATCAGAAAATCTCGAGACGAAGCCGAGAATACTCCATCAAATCACCCCAACCCTCCTGTGATACACAACGCCGCCGCCGTCTTCCCTTTCTTCGACCAATGGAAAAAGCAGTACG GTCGATTGTTCAGGTTTGCTCTTGGCAATATGCAAGTCATTTACGCGACTGATCCGGATCTAGTGAAGGAAATTACAACATGTACGTCACTGGACTTGGGCCGGCCTGCTTACCAGCAGAGAGAACTTGGGCCTTTACTTGGACAAGGTATCTTGTCGTCCAATGGGCCTATATGGGCCCGCCAGAGGAAAATCATGGCTCCTGAGTTATACATGGACAAAGTCAAG GGAATGATCGACATTATTACCGAATCATCCTTGGGGCTGGTGAATTCGTGGAACCAGAAGTTTCAGTGCCAAGGAGAAATTGTTGAGTTTAAAGTTGATGAAGATATGAAAAGATTTTCAGGAGACATAATATCCAAAGCCTGTTTCGGCAGTAGTTACTCAAAGGGTCAGGAGATTTTCGTGAAGCTCGGAGATCTACAAGAAATTATGTCCAAAAAGACACTGTCTATGGGCGTTCCTGGTCTCAG ATATTTGCCCACTAAAACCAATAGGAAAATGTGGGCACTAGAgaaagaaataagttcattgatCTTGAAGATAGTGAAAGAAAGACAACAAGCTGGACATGAGAAGGATTTGTTGCAAATTCTTGTTGAAGGTGCGAAGGGCAGTGATTTGAGCCCACAAGCTTTGGATCAATTCATTGTTGACAATTGCAGAAACATCTACTTAGCCGGATTCGAGACATCTGCAGTGGCTGCGTCATGGTGTCTCATGTTGTTGGCTTCGAACCCTGAATGGCAAACACGAGCCAGAGAAGAGGTTTTAGAAGTTTGCCAAGGTCAAATCCCAGACGTACAAATGCTTCGGAAGATGAAACTA TTAAATATGGTGATTCAAGAAACCATGCGCCTTTACCCACCCGGTCCTACCTTGGCAAGGGAAGCTTTGAAAGACATGCAAATTGGCAACATTTGGGTACCCAAAGGTGTAAACTTGTGGACCATGGTGGCTACGTTGCACACCGATACTGCATTGTGGGGACCAGATGCTTTAGAGTTTAAACCACAAAGGTTCGAAAACGGGATCACGGGTGCTTGCAAGAACCCTAACTCGTACGTGCCATTTGGATTCGGGCAACGTGTGTGCATCGGGCAGCATCTGGCCATGCTTGAGCTCAAGATGTTGTTTGCTCTTATTTTGTCGAACTATTCTTTCACACTATCTCCCAAGTATGTCCACTCACCTACTATGACGATCATCATTGAGCCTAAACATGGAGTATATCTCAGAGTCAAGAAGTTGTAA